DNA from Branchiostoma floridae strain S238N-H82 chromosome 15, Bfl_VNyyK, whole genome shotgun sequence:
NNNNNNNNNNNNNNNNNNNNNNNNNNNNNNNNNNNNNNNNNNNNNNNNNNNNNNNNNNNNNNNNNNNNNNNNNNNNNNNNNNNNNNNNNNNNNNNNNNNNNNNNNNNNNNNNNNNNNNNNNNNNNNNNNNNNNNNNNNNNNNNNNNNNNNNNNNNNNNNNNNNNNNNNNNNNNNNNNNNNNNNNNNNNNNNNNNNNNNNNNNNNNNNNNNNNNNNNNNNNNNNNNNNNNNNNNNNNNNNNNNNNNNNNNNNNNNNNNNNNNNNNNNNNNTGATTTGGACAGTccatgttgcgtgggaaggggtatggctgaaatatgctgtatttgctcttaagcaaatgtcggcctttctagttacgtATACCTCCTTAAGTAAAATTATGTACAACTCCTTGTAAGCGAAAGACGATGCCATACTTTGCTGAATTAACATACTGTTAGAATAAGTATGTATATCGTCAACTAGATTTTTTATACTAAAATTCAAAAATCAAATTAGTTCTATAAAATTGCTATATATTTAGATTTACTTGTAGTTCAACTTCATTGTATCTACAAGTTGCAATGCATTGTACCtattacaattgtcgcgcaacaATTCTTATATACAACCAGCCAGTCATTCAAGAATATATACCTCTATCTATTTTCTGATTTTAAACCTTACCTGTATCTCCTTCAGCCCCATCTCGTGTGGCCATATCTTCAAAGTGGATGCTGTTAATTATGACAGCTGTCCCACGTGGTTTATGACTCATCCTGTATGTATTGTTGGTCTCGGTGGTCAGGGAGACGATCTGGTCTTTCAATCGTGCAACCTCCATCTTGTCAGATCCTGCCTGGTTCTTTAGAtgaatgttttcttcttttagtCGTGCGACCTCCTTTTTTTCAGATACTACCTTTTTCTTTAGATCAATATTGTCTTTTTCTAACATTTCATTCAAGTCGATAGCGATTCTTTCAGCATCGGTTTTACGTTGGAGTGTCGCCATCATGCGTTTGTTATAAAGCTGAAATTGTTCTTTGCTTACTGGTATTTCATTCGATTCGTTGTTGTCATCGATCGCGAGGTCATTGCCATGTTGTTCTTTTCTTAAGTCAATGACATTGGTTGCAGAGATTATGTGGTGTATTTCTTGACCTCGTTTCATTTTATATGAGACTAATACTCTCATTAAAATGAAGAGCACTACTGAAAAAGCCATAACAAAAAGCGCCAGAATGATAGAGAAAACGTGGGATTCCGATGTTTGTTTAGCCGTGTAATGTTGCCCGACGGTGTTTTTAGAGGTTGAGTCTGTAAAATTGATAAGCAAGGCATATTTACGCATAGCATTTTGATTTCGTAATTGCTTGTAAAATATTATAATGCTAAGAAATTTAAGGTGCAGCATCTTGGGTTCAAATGATATTATCAATAAGAAGGCATTTACTTCCAGGGAGTATAATGTAAAGAAATACAATCAGCTGAAGGCTCCTTTTGCTCCCCGTAACCAATTACATTGAGTTTACAGCATTTTGCCAAAAATTACAGCTTCCCAAACAAGACATGGTTTTATTGGCAAAAAAGTATGGGAAATTGAGCAATTTAAAGTTATACGCAGTGTTGTATCATTTAAAATCTGTTATGACATGAGATTCTATCCAGGAAATTGGAAGTAATGCATGCATCAATTCCACGGGATCAAGGTCTGGGGCAAAATAACTTGAAACAATTGTAACattacaaaagaaaaacattgcaGGCAAGGGTAAGTTGGGGGCATTTCCATAGAGTAGGGTTGGATACAGAACCAATAAATATTACTTGAATCGGTCTTTACCAATAAGATATTACTTGATTAAAGAAATACCATTCACATACTTTTTATTGTTGGAGAACAGGGGGCGCACACGTTGTCTCTTTTGTGATGGCCCCTGAAGACAAAGCATTCCCCTCTGGCGGCACAATCTGTGTGGGTCCTGCACTCAGCCGTGCTGGAGATCTCGTCTGAAAAGGTCCCAGACCTACAAAGCATGCACCTGGTGTCCGTCTGATGAGTACCTGTGTAGTGTGATTAGTGTAAATATGACGAGAGTGAGAGGGCACAGAGAAATAGCACATTGAGCATTAGTAAAGCTATTATACCGAGGTTGCCTatgcaaagtacaaaatgttgATATAAACACTGATGTTAAATGTTTTCAATGTTCTACTCACCGACctaatattgtaaaaaaaaaagaaatgtttccTAAACCAATTTCAATCtttcaaacaatattttctacacaTGGCAGGCACATATTTCGCAGTATTTCAAGTTAGAGGGGCAAGTTTTCACTCAAGTTGGCCAATACAATAATACATCCTTTCAATCAGGACAAGTCTCATTTTAGTGCAATGACCCGGAgtgaccccccaaaaaattaaTATGCCCGCCACATCTGAAATGGGCTCCATTGAGGATAATTTGATGATGGTAACACAATACAATTAAACACCGTTAAACACCGAATATAAGTTGTACATAgaataaataaacattttgatCTACGTATAATTTGAAGTTCACCTTTTTCTATGACACCCTGGCCTCTCGGGCATTTTGTGTGATGTAAGCAAATGGGCGACATTGTTGGTTTGAAGTACCCGTTGTCACATTCACACTGCCGATTTTGTACGGCTGTACACAATAGGGTTTCATGCTCATGCCCATTGTTCATTACGTTacactggtggcagcggtgACACTCCGACAAGTGGTTGTACTGTTCCGCGTAGTGTCCCCTAGGACAGGGTAGGCATACTGTGGATGACTGTACCGTACAGGGATTGCTCATATACTCCCCGGGCTTGCACCAGTCACAGTACACTTGTTCTCCTGAAGCGGGGTCCTTATAGCGCCACTTTGGCAGTGAGTTTAACGTATTGGCTCCGGATGCAAACAAAATAATCTAGAGAAAGAAGATGcatttttaaatacaaaatatatctttctctgtgtctgtctgtccaccCGATACTGTTGTCATTAGCGTTTCTTGTCGTTAAAAATGGGAAATCATTAGGCGATAGTATCGGGTATAGATTACGATCCAGTGTTCCAGATCGCTGTCATTAGCGAAGCTTTTCGGTGCTAGACTAATGTCAGTAATGAAACGCTGTGACGCGCATTGCGTGATGGGAGGAGAGCTGACCAGCTGATCAGCatgaacaaaatggcggcccccGTTTTTTAGCGATAGCCGCCTCGATAGCCCGGTATCTAATCGTATATAGCTCCCGGGTCTCTACTGTTCTCTCCGCAAATGACAGACGAGTCTTGGGAGCtacaatatggctggataccaggcaagATGACTACGCCTTATGTACGATGTAAAAATCAAGTACGCGTACGTAacgtttatatatattttcaaaagattatAGCATTCGCGATGATAGCACCACATTGATACTGATAGGAGCCATAGTTTTGATAGTTGCTTGTGGCACGAGGTTATATGATATGAATATTATTCACATCGGTAACCGCAAAATCTCGGCGTGCAATTACGGCTGTCAACGCTCCCGATCCCTGCTCTACAGGTGCACCTAGGtgagtttcagtttcagtttatttattttgctaGGAACACATCTAACGTATTAGTTATTATATTAAACGTTACATCATCACCACAATTAAATTATGCACAGTGTGGCTTTGTCTCTAGAACTGAACTCTTGTTTTCCTTATAATGATCGCCTTGAAGATGTCACTGCAAATACAAACATTGATTCAATTAAAGTATAGCTCCCATATATAAACTAGACAGTCAGTATCATGTGTCATATAATTTGTTGCGGTTATAATGGTCAGTACTTACGTTATTATGCACACTTTTTTATTGTCGAGAATTTGACAAGATCTATTAATTAGTCTACATGAACAAACTGAAAGATAATATCACCTACAATTTACAATTATGCAGAATTTCTGTATTTCTAATTTGTTTACCTGCTCCTaacctgtaaatgcagaaatgtttgcggtggatttatgttcgcggttttcgcgttggctaCTTAACCGAACCGCAAATTCAAacccaccgcaaacatttttccatggcacgGTGCTACGGTGAAGGGGAATCAGGTGAACCCTGGGAACAGCGCTAATTGATAAGGAAGTACTTCccactgtgaccatcccagcagctagaggggtgaattgacccatattacaaatgtaatacataaactaataaaaatcccagactgtctacacgcTGGAAAcaagattagcataaaatactggtcaaaaattcaaatatttttctctactggttttcaaggaaacactatcaaaccctgcagaatggtccagatagttgtaacaaagttacataatctaGGTCCTTATAACAGCAACTCtcaaattttgggaaaccaaccttgtgttcaacTTTCAACTCTGCTCtgtcaactttgtatcaaagtgtctttttggATCAACAACAcatgattgcaacttgaaaatcttcattataactgaattagctctgatatttatgtgtctagaaatatggctaataatCTGTTGTCTATTTGTAAGTGTACCATCAGGGGCTATATAGACTTTACATGGAACTGTCAGTTATGTCCCACTGTACCAGAGTAAGAgaagccagcattttcattactttatattctgggttaggtaaagctttatgtataatcatacttcaatATATGTAGTAccctaatatcaaaattgaattaaaaataaacttgtgttggtcagctGTCTCGGTCATCCTTCCCTGATGTGAACTCCACCAGagtcaacagaagactgagctctggtagtttacgttagccgaattctTTGGGTGGTTTTATAATACAGGGTTGGtctttaaaaccacagcgaaatgTCCTTTTCACTGCTAGTAgtgctaccatgaaattaaatcccagcgaacttaaaagcattttCAAATTATGCTATAACTTATACTGCTATAGGTTGACAACCGTTGTGTGTACAGGGAAACTTTGTAGTTTAATgatcaccagtgcaggtattcaGGAAAAACAGTGATCCCAaatacattattattattatgattcGGGTACTTTAGTATATTATAAGCACGATGTCAGGAACACATATTTAGAGTCAATTTCAATTGCATCTCCATCTCTCTAGACCAGGTACCATCAGTGCCTTACACTCattgctgaaaaaaatcagcagGGCAAAGAGTGTAAGGAGGGCCAGTTAAGTAATAAGGGCAAGGTATGGTGCCCAGACTGTAACCATATGCATCCCGCTTCCACAAAAAATTCAATGACGGCTGAGCGGGAAGGTGGAGAATGTTGGGAAGCAAATAAAGCTGACACTCTTGTGTGCTGTATTTTCCCACTAATAAAGATGTCTACCAGCAATATTTGCCCCTTGAAATACAGAGGAAGTATACGTAGCATATAATAATTCCATAATATATGGTGGATAATATACAATAAGTAAGGAAggtaaaacatgttttcttcttggcGATTTCAATATAGACTTACTAAAAAATGAAAGACATACTCTAacgacagattttttaaatatgCTATTCTCGTGTTGTATGTATCCCACAATCACCAAACCAACAAGAATAACTGACAAATCTGCGACCCTAATCGATAATATATTAACAAACTCCTTATCTGAATCCTATACTTCTGGCACTCTTGTAACAGATATTTCGGACCATTTACCTatattttacataatgaaatgtAAATCCGATGTGAGTAAAACTAACAGTACAAAACGACGTTTGCGCAAATTTACTAGTTCCAATGTCACTAAATTCAAAAACCAATTAGCGGATGCAACATGGGACAAATTATACAATTACTCTAACACAAATGATGCCTACAGTCATTTTATTCAAGTCATTACTTCTCTGTTTGAAGAATGTTTCCCGATTGTTACTCACTCCGAACGTAATGTAGAAAAGAACAAACCCTGGTTCACTCCTGCGCTTCATAAATCgtccatcaagaaaaacaagttatacaaaaaatatgtaAGGAATCCAAATCCAACTTCTTTCCAGACATATA
Protein-coding regions in this window:
- the LOC118432176 gene encoding caspase-8-like, which encodes MSNPCTVQSSTVCLPCPRGHYAEQYNHLSECHRCHQCNVMNNGHEHETLLCTAVQNRQCECDNGYFKPTMSPICLHHTKCPRGQGVIEKGTHQTDTRCMLCRSGTFSDEISSTAECRTHTDCAARGECFVFRGHHKRDNVCAPCSPTIKNSTSKNTVGQHYTAKQTSESHVFSIILALFVMAFSVVLFILMRVLVSYKMKRGQEIHHIISATNVIDLRKEQHGNDLAIDDNNESNEIPVSKEQFQLYNKRMMATLQRKTDAERIAIDLNEMLEKDNIDLKKKVVSEKKEVARLKEENIHLKNQAGSDKMEVARLKDQIVSLTTETNNTYRMSHKPRGTAVIINSIHFEDMATRDGAEGDTGRLQEAFESLGFTVMTFIDLDHSKMVATMKDQGNADHSNYDCFACCIMSHGTTGKVFSSDDVGIDICEIMKPFHANKCPSLKGKPKLFFIQACQGEKIQGKESTEGDLDATPGDDVPLNFICNEADFFLGLSTVPGHISKRGQDGAPYVFHLAKLLKDFGPTHDLSAIMAMVCDKMNDINDDTFGWISSYHSTLRKKVFFSTN